A region from the Mycobacterium heidelbergense genome encodes:
- a CDS encoding ABC transporter permease codes for MTRFLARRLLNYLVLLALASFLTYCLTSVAFSPLDSLLQRNPRPPQAVIDAKAHALGLDQPIPIRYAHWASHVVRGDFGTTITGQPVATTLWRRVGVSLRLLVIGSVSGTVLGVAAGAWGAIRQYRLSDRVVTMLALLVLSTPTFVIANLLILGALRVNWAVGIHLFDYTGETSPGVVGGAIGQALDRLRHVILPTLTLALVAAAGYSRYQRNAMLDVLGQDFIRTARAKGLTRRRALLKHGLRTALIPLATLFAYGVAGLVTGAVFVEKIFGWHGMGEWLVQGISAQDTNIIAAITLFSGTVVLLAGLLSDVIYAALDPRVRVS; via the coding sequence TGCTCAACTACCTCGTGCTGCTGGCGCTGGCATCGTTTTTGACGTACTGCCTGACCTCGGTGGCCTTCTCGCCGCTGGACAGCCTGCTGCAGCGCAATCCACGCCCGCCCCAGGCCGTCATCGACGCCAAGGCCCACGCGCTCGGCTTGGACCAACCGATACCCATCCGCTACGCGCACTGGGCCTCGCACGTCGTTCGCGGCGACTTCGGGACGACCATCACCGGCCAGCCCGTCGCGACCACGCTGTGGCGCCGGGTCGGAGTCAGCCTGCGACTGCTGGTCATCGGCTCCGTGTCGGGCACCGTGCTGGGCGTCGCGGCCGGGGCATGGGGCGCGATCCGCCAGTATCGGCTCAGTGACCGCGTGGTCACGATGCTGGCGCTGCTCGTGCTGAGCACGCCGACGTTCGTCATCGCCAACCTGTTGATCCTCGGTGCCCTGCGGGTGAACTGGGCGGTTGGCATCCACCTTTTCGACTACACCGGGGAGACGTCACCGGGCGTGGTCGGCGGGGCTATCGGGCAGGCGCTGGACCGGTTGCGGCATGTGATCCTGCCGACGCTGACGCTGGCCCTGGTCGCCGCCGCCGGATACAGCCGATACCAGCGCAACGCGATGCTCGACGTGCTCGGCCAGGATTTCATTCGCACCGCCCGCGCCAAGGGGCTCACCCGCCGGCGCGCGCTGCTGAAACACGGGCTGCGCACCGCGCTGATACCGCTGGCCACGCTGTTCGCCTACGGGGTGGCGGGGCTGGTCACCGGGGCGGTGTTCGTCGAGAAGATCTTCGGCTGGCACGGCATGGGGGAATGGCTGGTGCAGGGCATTTCGGCCCAGGACACCAACATCATCGCGGCGATCACCCTGTTCTCCGGGACGGTGGTGTTGCTGGCCGGCCTGCTCTCGGATGTCATCTACGCGGCCCTCGACCCGAGGGTCCGGGTGTCATGA